A single region of the Parasphingorhabdus litoris DSM 22379 genome encodes:
- a CDS encoding DUF11 domain-containing protein: MRWLTNLFKPVSLALAAGAMIAPASMVPAHAQSFPIITNVAEAEWDVGSTRLQTPSNRVDIQVVAPPTVPPEITLYRFDDPPGAEQLNLPGTICRGSGGNVPVELRGAFSGVNTSPAAIAPTSSIRAGEPLIVSVLAPNRNLNSAAIDSFDIVLTTPSGDQETINIVETEPNSGRFVGMINTAAIPPAPVQGDCVLSVQPGDQLDVGIDEVSGSAIGTVEVGILIDPFGETFDSGDGAPVDGTRVTLIDVATGLPAEVFGDDGVSVFPSTVISGGTVTDSGGNVYDFTEGFYRFPFARPGQYRLLIEPPAPYTAPSAATPEELAGFRRTDGLPFTIVDGSYGGIITLEDPAPVRVDIPLDRPGVPITITKEASTAIAVPGDAIQYRVTVQNSDPVRTTGAITIEDQLPNAMRLRVDTVRYNGALVTPIVAPNGQNFSVNVPALPPAGSGLLTYLAEVRQDASPGDAINTAQARDNRGAESLVASVPVRIQRDGISERFTIIGRITDGGCDVDPRKAAGIGGVRVMLQDGTYTVTDEDGRYHFEGIRPGLHVVQVDPSTFPADLAPINCAQNTRAAGSDISRFVEGRGGALKRADFRAKGVAAREVTTAQKYEKPKTLSDQEAAGAERNWLAGQAPGIAFVFPETGYNPRVKSLRAAVKHRKGQRVELSLNGEKVNPLSFEGKEKSANGSVQISIWRGLDIKNRKNTLTARVLDKNGKLVEELTREVHYSASPLNAELLKDKSVLIADGVTRPVLAVRLTDRDGRPAHHGATGDFSVPAPYAPAIEVDAQQANQLSGLERGAPVWRVEGDEGIAYIELAPTTASGSVSITFPFRDGEVSREQRIETWLDPGNRPWTVVGFAAGTVGFNTLDERLEDLTEDDDNINLDGRVALYAKGRVTGKWLMTLAYDTDKEEDETRFAGVIDPRRYYTVYADRSEQRYDAASVRRLYLKLERPQFYALFGDYETGINEPELARYQRAFNGVKAEYRSDQVSALAFGADAANRFRREEIQGNGLSGPYALSTRDIIANSERITLETRDRLRSDRIVERKELTRHIDYDIDYLAGTLRFREPILSRSSGLDPQFIIAEYEVLGVGGRDLNAGGRLTYQSKDKKFKIGATAIHDENESVKSDLVGVDVRYRPNLKTEFRAEVASSDSEDKNADVLNGEPRGADSAVAWLVEAEHHGSNFDVLAYVRQQSAGFGLGQLNAAESGTRKFGIDTRVRLSDKLSLAASGYQENFLTSNARRRSGTAEIEYRNDNTALRAGVVHAEDRLSDGTVNRSTLARLGATQRLFDGKLELDAQTEFALGGQDESIDFPARHSVTARYAITNDIKLVGTYEIADGENIDARTARIGVDVAPWDGARAVVSANQQEITEFGPRTFAAYGLTQSIPLDDKWTIDFSLDGNETLGGFDRSDVINDEQPVASGGFLGNDGSLTEDFVAVTAGATYRHDDWSWVSRAEYRDGDLSERYGFSSAVLKQIGEGSSLGAVGSIFVAEDETGTSTRVIEAEASWAHRPADSRWSWLEKLEFREDRVRNATAGTSGPIGGAPLLVNGDVTSRRIINSLSVNYTPIDADDGFFTESGEYSFFWGSRYVFDKFGEDDVKGWSNVIGADVKFDLSDTIDIGGQATARIGTDFDTIAYSGGPSIGITPFKNGYISLGYNVVGFEDRDFEESRYTRDGPFITFRLKFDQQTLGNLGL, encoded by the coding sequence ATGCGTTGGTTAACCAATCTTTTTAAGCCAGTCAGTCTGGCACTTGCTGCAGGGGCGATGATCGCGCCTGCCTCTATGGTTCCTGCACACGCCCAAAGCTTCCCTATTATAACCAATGTCGCAGAGGCGGAATGGGATGTCGGCAGCACACGCCTGCAAACCCCGTCTAATCGCGTCGATATTCAGGTCGTAGCACCCCCAACTGTACCACCAGAGATCACTTTATATCGTTTTGATGATCCGCCAGGTGCGGAACAGCTTAATCTTCCAGGAACAATCTGCAGAGGCTCCGGCGGCAATGTCCCCGTTGAGCTTCGCGGAGCGTTTTCTGGAGTTAATACCAGTCCGGCTGCAATCGCCCCAACGAGCAGCATCCGCGCTGGAGAGCCACTAATTGTCTCAGTTCTTGCCCCAAACAGGAATCTGAACAGTGCCGCTATCGATAGTTTCGATATTGTTCTCACGACGCCTTCTGGCGACCAAGAGACCATCAATATCGTTGAAACTGAGCCTAATAGCGGCCGTTTCGTTGGCATGATCAATACCGCAGCGATACCGCCTGCGCCGGTTCAGGGCGATTGCGTCCTTTCCGTGCAGCCTGGCGATCAGCTCGATGTCGGTATTGACGAGGTCAGCGGTAGTGCCATTGGCACAGTCGAAGTCGGGATTTTGATCGATCCCTTTGGTGAAACCTTCGACAGCGGCGATGGCGCCCCTGTCGATGGCACACGGGTGACGCTCATAGACGTCGCTACGGGCCTGCCAGCAGAGGTTTTCGGTGATGACGGCGTTTCTGTGTTCCCCAGCACAGTGATTTCCGGCGGAACCGTGACCGATAGCGGCGGCAATGTGTATGACTTCACCGAAGGCTTCTATCGCTTCCCCTTTGCCCGTCCCGGCCAGTACAGGCTGCTGATAGAGCCCCCAGCGCCCTATACAGCGCCATCGGCGGCCACGCCTGAAGAACTGGCGGGTTTCCGGCGTACGGACGGCCTGCCCTTCACCATCGTGGATGGCTCTTATGGCGGGATCATCACGCTGGAGGATCCGGCCCCGGTCCGGGTGGATATCCCGCTCGACAGGCCTGGCGTGCCGATAACCATCACCAAGGAGGCATCGACAGCGATTGCCGTCCCGGGAGATGCCATACAGTATCGGGTCACCGTGCAGAACAGCGATCCGGTACGGACAACCGGTGCGATAACGATTGAGGATCAGCTGCCGAACGCCATGCGCCTGCGCGTGGACACCGTACGCTATAATGGCGCCCTCGTAACGCCCATTGTGGCGCCCAACGGACAGAATTTCTCTGTCAATGTGCCCGCCCTGCCCCCAGCAGGCAGCGGATTACTAACCTATTTGGCTGAAGTCCGTCAGGACGCTAGCCCAGGAGATGCAATCAACACGGCCCAAGCGCGCGATAACCGCGGCGCCGAAAGCCTTGTTGCCAGTGTGCCCGTGCGCATACAAAGGGACGGCATCTCCGAAAGATTCACGATTATCGGCCGGATTACCGACGGCGGATGCGATGTTGACCCGCGCAAAGCCGCGGGAATTGGCGGTGTTCGCGTCATGCTGCAGGACGGAACCTACACCGTCACGGACGAAGATGGTCGCTATCATTTTGAGGGCATCAGACCCGGTTTGCACGTCGTTCAGGTCGATCCATCGACTTTCCCTGCCGATTTGGCTCCGATCAACTGTGCGCAGAATACCCGCGCCGCAGGCAGCGACATATCGCGCTTTGTCGAAGGCCGCGGTGGCGCTCTGAAACGCGCAGATTTCCGGGCTAAAGGGGTCGCTGCACGTGAAGTCACGACTGCTCAAAAATACGAGAAACCAAAAACTCTTTCCGATCAGGAAGCTGCTGGTGCCGAGCGTAACTGGCTCGCTGGCCAGGCGCCGGGCATCGCCTTTGTCTTCCCCGAAACCGGGTATAACCCACGGGTTAAATCGCTTCGGGCGGCGGTGAAGCATCGCAAAGGTCAACGTGTGGAACTCTCGCTCAACGGCGAAAAGGTCAATCCGCTGTCGTTTGAAGGCAAAGAGAAAAGCGCCAATGGATCGGTACAGATCAGTATTTGGCGCGGCTTGGACATTAAAAACCGCAAAAACACGCTCACAGCGCGGGTTTTGGACAAGAACGGCAAGCTGGTCGAGGAACTGACCCGCGAAGTCCACTATTCGGCGAGCCCGCTCAATGCAGAACTGCTCAAAGACAAATCCGTTCTTATCGCGGACGGCGTTACCCGGCCTGTGCTGGCCGTGCGCCTGACGGATCGTGACGGCCGCCCGGCCCATCACGGCGCAACCGGCGATTTCAGCGTCCCTGCCCCCTATGCCCCCGCCATTGAGGTGGATGCACAACAGGCGAACCAGCTTTCCGGCCTGGAACGCGGCGCCCCTGTGTGGCGCGTTGAGGGCGATGAAGGCATTGCCTATATCGAACTCGCGCCGACAACCGCATCCGGCTCTGTCAGCATTACTTTCCCGTTCCGCGATGGCGAAGTATCGCGCGAACAGCGTATCGAAACCTGGCTTGATCCCGGGAACCGTCCATGGACAGTGGTCGGCTTTGCCGCAGGAACCGTGGGTTTCAACACCCTCGACGAGCGTCTGGAAGATCTGACCGAGGATGATGACAACATCAATCTCGATGGCCGTGTCGCGCTCTACGCCAAAGGCCGGGTTACAGGCAAATGGCTGATGACGCTGGCTTATGACACCGACAAAGAGGAAGATGAAACACGCTTCGCCGGCGTCATTGATCCGCGCCGCTACTACACGGTCTATGCTGATCGGTCCGAGCAACGCTATGACGCCGCATCGGTGCGCCGACTCTATCTAAAACTTGAACGGCCGCAATTTTATGCGCTGTTCGGTGATTATGAGACCGGCATCAATGAACCGGAACTGGCCCGCTATCAGCGCGCCTTTAACGGTGTGAAGGCTGAATACCGTAGCGATCAGGTCAGCGCGCTGGCCTTTGGTGCGGATGCCGCCAATCGTTTCCGGCGTGAGGAAATTCAGGGCAACGGCCTGTCCGGCCCTTATGCCCTCTCCACCCGTGATATCATCGCCAACAGCGAGCGTATCACGCTGGAAACCCGCGACCGCCTGCGCTCTGACCGTATCGTCGAGCGCAAAGAACTAACGCGCCATATCGATTACGACATCGACTATCTCGCTGGCACCTTGCGTTTCCGTGAGCCGATTTTGAGCCGCAGCAGCGGCCTCGACCCGCAATTCATCATTGCCGAATATGAAGTATTGGGCGTGGGCGGCCGCGATCTGAACGCTGGTGGACGTTTGACCTATCAGTCGAAGGACAAGAAGTTCAAAATTGGTGCAACTGCCATCCATGATGAGAATGAAAGCGTCAAAAGCGATCTCGTCGGCGTGGATGTTCGCTACCGGCCCAATCTGAAAACGGAATTCCGCGCAGAGGTCGCCTCCAGTGACAGCGAAGACAAGAATGCCGATGTGCTGAACGGTGAGCCACGCGGTGCGGATAGCGCCGTCGCTTGGCTGGTCGAGGCCGAGCATCATGGCTCTAACTTCGACGTGCTCGCCTATGTCCGTCAACAATCCGCGGGCTTTGGCCTAGGTCAACTCAACGCTGCAGAAAGCGGCACGCGCAAATTCGGAATCGATACGCGGGTGCGTCTGAGTGACAAACTCTCGCTTGCCGCTAGCGGTTATCAGGAAAACTTCCTGACTTCCAACGCCCGTCGGCGCTCTGGAACAGCGGAAATCGAATATCGCAACGACAATACCGCCCTGCGCGCTGGCGTCGTCCATGCCGAAGACAGATTGTCGGACGGCACGGTCAATCGCTCAACATTAGCGCGACTTGGTGCGACGCAACGACTGTTTGACGGCAAGCTCGAACTCGACGCGCAGACCGAATTCGCATTGGGCGGACAGGATGAGAGCATAGACTTCCCTGCCCGTCACTCTGTCACGGCGCGCTATGCGATCACCAATGATATCAAATTGGTCGGCACATACGAGATTGCCGACGGCGAAAACATCGATGCCCGCACGGCCCGGATCGGTGTCGATGTCGCGCCGTGGGATGGCGCCCGTGCAGTGGTCAGCGCCAATCAACAGGAAATTACCGAATTTGGACCACGCACCTTTGCGGCTTACGGGCTTACGCAGTCTATTCCGCTCGACGACAAATGGACGATCGATTTCTCACTCGATGGCAACGAAACCTTGGGGGGTTTTGACCGCAGCGATGTGATTAATGACGAACAACCTGTCGCTTCCGGCGGTTTCCTGGGCAATGATGGCTCTTTGACCGAGGACTTTGTCGCTGTCACGGCTGGTGCCACCTATCGTCATGACGACTGGAGCTGGGTATCGCGCGCAGAATATCGCGATGGCGATCTCAGCGAGCGCTATGGATTCTCCTCTGCCGTTTTGAAACAGATTGGTGAAGGCAGTTCCCTGGGCGCCGTCGGAAGCATCTTTGTTGCAGAAGATGAAACCGGCACCAGCACAAGGGTCATCGAAGCCGAAGCCAGCTGGGCCCATCGTCCAGCGGACAGCCGCTGGTCGTGGCTTGAGAAACTCGAGTTCCGCGAAGACCGGGTACGCAACGCGACCGCAGGGACGTCCGGACCGATTGGCGGCGCGCCGCTTCTCGTCAACGGGGACGT